The sequence CCGCGCAGCCGGTCGGCGAGCGCGGCGAGCTGGGTGGACTTGCCGGCGCCCTCGCCGCCCTCGAAGACGACGAAGAGGCCGTTGGAGACGAAGGGCTCGGCCGGCATCAGCGGACGGCCCCGGATCGAGCCCCACAGGTCGGCCAGGACCGGTACGCCCTTCTTGTCGTCCATCTGGCCGAACGCGCTGATCCCGGCGAAGATGCCGGCGACGCCCGCGGCGAGCAGCAGCAGTCGGGTCGAGGAGACCGAGATGCCCAGGTCGGCGATGGTCAGCCGGCGCGAGCCGCCGACCCCGACCAGGATGCTGCTCAGCGCGATGGCCAGGATCAGCACCAGCCGGGTGCCAATCTGCACCACCGCGAAGACCCGGCCGCGCACCTCGTCGGCGACCTCGCCGCCGAGCAGGGTGGTGCCGGCCAGGAAGGCCATGCCGGCACCCGCGCCGACCAGGATCGCGCCGAGCATCGCCATGGACAGGTGGATCGCGAAGGCGAGCACCAGCACCGAGGCGCTGGCCAGCACGATGCTCATGCCGAACCAGCGCCGCCGGGACATGTCCCGCACGATCATCGGGCCGGCCCCGATGCCGAGCGCCAGGCCGATGAAGATCGCGCCGAAGAGCAGGAAGAACGCGGCGTCGCCGGCACCGAGCGAGGCGGCGAAGAACTTGGCCGTGCCGACCACGATGCCGCCGCCGGCGAACGCGCCGAAGATGCCGAGCACCAGGCCGCGGACCAGCGGGGTCTGGCCGATGAACCGCCAGCCCTCGGCGAACTGGCGCATCATGCTCTGCTCGGTGGGCTCGCGCTCGCCCGTGCGGACCTGGCTGATCTCTCTGATGCCGAAGACGACGACCAGCGCGGTGGCGAGCCGGGAGAACGAGTTGACCCAGAGCGCGAGCTGCGCGGGCTCGGCCCAGGACGGCATCTGGCCGCCGGTCACGCCCCGGACGCTGCGGTCGAGCACCGCGGCGACGAGGGCGGCGGCGATCGGGGTGATGCCGTACGTGGTGATGAGGGTGAGCTGGTTGGCGGTCTCCAGCCGGGCGCGGGGGATCAGGTTGGGGACCGCGGCCTCCTTGGCCGGGATCCACATCAGGGTGATCGTCTCGATCAGGAAGGTCGCGATCGCCGCCCAGGTGACCACCAGCGCGCCGCTGGCGCCGGTGAGCGCGTACAGCGGGATGGAGGCGAACAGGACGAAGCGCAGGAGGTCACAGATGACCATCGTCCAGCGCCGGTCGAAGCGGTCGGCGAAGACGCCGGCCACCGGGCCGAGCAGCAGCGCCGGGAGCAGCCGGATCGCGATCACACCGCCGAAGGCGGCGCCCTTGGCGGTGTCGCCGGAAACCTGGGCGGCGGCGAACACGGAGGTGGCGAGCAGGCCGAGCCAGTCGCCGAAGGAGGCGACGCCGAGGACGATCCACAGCCGGCGGAACGGCCGGATGCGGAGCACCGAGCGGATGGCGGCGGCTCCGGACCGGTCGGCCTGAGGCGCGGGCGACGACCCGCCGGGCGACTCGCCGTTGTTCTGGCTTTCGATGGCCGTACCTCCACGTGCCGGCCCAGAGCTGGGCATCCCCGGTGGAACACTCTAGTGCGGCGAGAAGCGCCCCCTGGCGCGACATTCGCCTGCTCGCCGAGCCTAGGCCGCCGGCACCAGCGCCCGCAGCCCGGACATACGCGGGGGTATTTCGCATTGACCCCAGACAGCTATCGTGCAGACGTGGCCACTGACCGTGACAAACTTCGCGATCGTCTCGACCGGGCGACCGCGCACCTGGACCCGCCGTACGCCGTGGTCGATCTCGCCGCTTTCGATGCCAACGCGGACGCGCTGGTCAGCCGGGCCGCTGGCAAGCCGCTCCGGGTGGCCAGCAAGTCCGTCCGGGCGCGGGACCTGCTCAGCCGGGTGCTGGCCCGCCCCGGCTGGCGGGGCGTGATGGCGTTCACCCTGCCCGAGGCGATCTGGCTGGCGCGCACCGGCATCAGCGACAACGTGCTGGTGGCGTACCCAACGGCCGACCGGGGCGCGCTCGCCGAGCTCGCCGCCGACCCGGCGCTCGCCGCGGCGGTCACGCTGATGGTCGACGACCCCGGTCAGCTCGACCTGGTCGACGCGGTGTGCCCGCCCGGCCGGCGGCCGCCGCTGCGGGTCTGCCTCGACCTGGACGCCTCCTGGCGGCCGCTTGGCGGGCGGGTGCACCTGGGCGTCCGCCGATCCCCGGTGCACAGTGCCGGGGCGGCCGGCACGTTCGCCGCCGCCGTCGCCGGCCGGCCGGGCTTCCGGCTGGTCGGCCTGATGTCGTACGAGGCGCAGATCGCCGGGCTCGGCGACGCGCCGCCGGGGCAGGCGGTACGCGGCGCGGCGATCCGGGTCGCCCAGCGCGGGTCGTACCGGGAACTGCTGGACCGGCGGGCGGCGGCCGTCGCCGCGGTACGCGAGCACGCCGACCTGGAGTTCGTCAACGGCGGCGGCACCGGCAGCGTGGCCGCCACCAGCGCCGACCCCGCGGTCACCGAGGTCACCGCCGGCTCGGGGCTGTACGGGCCGACGCTCTTCGACGCGTACCGTGCCTGGCGCCCCACCCCGGCGGCGTTCTTCGCCTGCGCGGTGGTCCGCCGGCCGGCGCCCGGGCTGGCCACCGTGCTCGGCGGTGGCTGGATCGCCTCGGGCGCGGCCGGCGCGAGTCGGCTACCCCGCCCGTGGCTGCCGGCGGGGCTCAGGCTGCTCGGGGCGGAGGGCGCCGGTGAGGTGCAGACGCCGGTCACGGGCGCGGTCGCGACGACCCTGCGGGTGGGCGACCGGGTCTGGTTCCGCCACGCCAAGGCCGGCGAGCTGTGCGAACGGGTCAACGAGCTGCACCTGGTCGACGGCGACGAGGTGGTTGCCACCGTGCCCACCTACCGGGGCGAAGGCCGGGCGTTCCTCTAGGAAACATTCCCCTAGAAAGGGGTGACGGCGGGTCCCGGCGTACCTCGGGAACCCGCCGCTGCTCGTCGCGCCCGGTCGCCCCCGAGCACCGCACCGTTTCGGGCGCCGGCACCGCGCCGGCCACGCCTGTTCAGCCCGGCTGGGCCGCCTCGGACCGGGCGTCGACCTGCCGCTGCAGGTACTCCTGGATGAGCGCCTTCGCCTCGGCCAGCACCTGCTCGTCGCCCTCGGGCCGGCGACGGAACGCCAGCTTGATCAGGGCGTCGGCCGCCTCCACCGCGATTTCCAGAGCGAACCGGAGGTCGGGTACGTCGGCCAGCCCGAAGCGCTCGGTGAGCACCCGGGCGAGCTGATCGGCGATCACGCCGTTGTTGTCCCGCTGCTCGTCGAGCAGGTGCAGGTCGACCACGTCGCCGAAGTGGAGGGTACGGAACCCCGGGACGGTGCGGTGCATCGTGATGTACTCGTCGATCGCCGCGTCGACGCCGTCCCACCAGTGGGTCAGGTCGTCGGAGGCGAACCGCTCGTCGAGCCGCTGGAGGTAGGACTCCATCGTGCGCAGGGTCAGCGCCTGCACGATCGCCCGCTTGTCCGGAAAGAACTGGTAGACCGATCCGATCGCCACCGCGGCACGCTCGGCGAGCAGAGTAGTGGTCAAACCCTCGTACCCCACCTCGTCGACGAGCTCGGCGCACGCATCCAGCATCCGCTGGACCCGCGCGACACTTCGACCCTGCACCGGTACCCGGCGCAGCGGCCCGGTCGTGGCGGCTGGTGTGGACACTCGGCGCCACCCCCCTTCGACGGATGAAAATATCTGCACGTCACCAGACTGTGACTACCGGTACAACGAGCGTGCCCCGTTTGCGGTATTTACCGGGTACGAGGTTGCTGATATGAATTCAGTTCGTATTCATGTCGAGGAGCGTCCATGGCCGGTACGCCAGCCGCCTGGTCCAACTGGGCGGGCAACCAGCGCAGCATCGCCGCCCGCGTGGCGCGCCCCAGGACCGTCGACGAGGTCGTCGAGGCGGTCCAGGCCGCCGCCGATGCCGGCCGGACCATCCGGGCCGTCGGCAGCGGGCACTCGTTCGCCGGGGCGGCGCTGACCGACGGGTACCGGCTCGACCTGGCCGACCTGGCCACCGGGGTCACCGTCGACACCGCCCGCCGGCTGGTCACCGTACCGGCCGGGATGACCCTGCACGCCCTCAACGACCTGCTCGCCGCCCACGGCCTGGCCCTGCCCAACCTCGGCGACATCGACGCGCAGACCGTCGCCGGCGCGCTCTCCACCGGCACCCACGGCACCGGCGGGAAGCTCGGCTGCCTCTCGACCTTCGTCACCGGGCTGACCCTGGTCACCGGCACCGGCGAGGTTTTGCACTGCTCCGCCGACGCGCACCGGGACGTCTTCGCCGCCGCCCGGGTCGGGCTCGGCGCGGTCGGGGTGCTGGTCGAGGTCACCCTGCGCTGCGTCGACGCCTTCGTGCTCCGCGCCCACGAGCGGCCAGCACCGCTGGACTCGGTGCTGGCCGACCTACCCGGCCTGGTGGAGCAGCACGACCACGTCGAGTTCTACTGGTTCCCGTACACCGCCCGGGTGCAGGTCAAGACCAACGACCGGGTGCCCGACGACGACCGGCCGCTGCCCCGCTGGCGCGGCTGGCTGGACGACGACTTCCTGGCCAACACCGCCTTCGGCGGGGCCTGCTGGCTGGGCCGCGCCGTGCCGGCGCTGGCCCCGGGAATCAGCGCGGTCTCCGCCCGGGCGCTCACCGAACGCACCTACACCGGCCGCTCCGACCGGGTCTTCTGCACCCCGCGCCGGGTCCGCTTTGTGGAGATGGAGTACGCCCTGCCCCGCGCCGCGATGCCGGAGGCGCTGGCCGCACTGCGCCGCATCGTCGACCGGCTGCCGTTCAAGGTGCTCTTCCCGGTCGAGGTACGGTTCACCGCCGCCGACGACATCTGGCTCTCCCACGGGTACGGGCGGGACTCGGCGTACCTCGCCATCCACCAGTACGTCGGCATGCCCTTCGAGCCGTACTTCCGCGCGTTCGAGGAGGTGGCGACGGAGCTGGGCGGCCGCCCGCACTGGGGCAAGCTGCACTACCGGGACGCCGCGTCGCTCCGGCCGGCGTACCCACGGTTCGCCGACTTCCTGGCCGTCCGCGACCGCCTCGACCCCAACCGCCTCTTCTCCAACCCCTACCTAACCCACACCCTCGGCCCCTGACCGTCGTAGCTGCTGTAGATCTTGGAAGAGAACGGCCTCCTGGGGGGCGCGATTCTTCCAAGATCTCGGTTCAGCCGGCCCAACCGGCCGCGCGGAGCGCGGCGCGGAGTTGGGCGACGACCTCTTCCGGCTGGGCACGCAGGACCCAGGTGGGGAAACGGAGGACCCGATCGCCGTCGACCCAGAGATCGTTCTGACGCCGCATGTCCGCCCACGCATGGGCCGGATCCAGGTGCTGCCCGCCATCGATCTCCACGTGCACCCGCCACTCCTCGAAATAGGCATCGAGGTAACGGCGGCGTCCGGTCGCATCCCGTCGGATCCTCTGCCGGGTGGGTTCGGGCAGGCCTGACCGACGGACCAGGCTCAGGAAGTCGAGCTCACCGCCCGAGTGTGCGCCACCGGCCGCGTCGGTGGCGGTAGCCAGGATCAGCCTGCGGCGCCGGACTCGCGGCATCTGGTCGAGAACCTGATACACGTCATCGCCACCCACCAGCCGCTGTTGGAAGGCAGCCGCAACGATCGCCCGAGCCTGCCCATCGCTGGCTGCCCACTGGGCGGCATCGACGATCGAGCGGGCCGCCATCGTCCGCGGAGGTTGCCCGACGGCCAATACGTCCCGAGCCGGCAGGTGGGTGGTCCTGTGGGCCAGCACGCCCTGTGGCAGCGGACCGCGGCGGCAGGAGGCCGGCAGCAGCAGATGTACCACCCGGTCGGGGAACCCGCGCAGCCCACCCGCTTGGGCGGCGGTCAGCCCACCGAGGACCGCAGCCGGGCCGGCGGCGAGCACGGCGATCCACCAGAGCTGCGCGATCCCGACGGGGCCGTTGTGCGTGACGAAGACCGCGGGGTGCACCTGTCGCCACCGGCCGCTCGCTACCCGGTGCCGAACCGCCTTGCGGGACAGGTGCTGGAGCACCTGCTCAAGGCTGATCACGTCCTCCTGCCGGAAGAGCAACCAGGTCAGCTCGTCCGCGTCGTCCCCCGGCAGCGCCCGCCGCAGCGACGCCCGGGGCCTCGTGCTACCACTCCCCACCCCGACTACCCTGCAGACCCCCCTCCCCAGCCGCTGCCCCCTGTGGACAAAGAAAAGATCTTGGAAGGTTTCGGCCCCTCCAGGGGCCATTTCCTTCCAAGATCTCCTCGGATCGACTGTCAGTCGGTGGGGGTGGACGCTTTTTTGGGGGTGGTTTTCTTGGCGGGGGCGGCCTTCTTGGCGGTGGTGGCCTTTTTGGCTGCCGTTTTCTTGGCGGGGGTGGCCTTCTTGGCCGCCGCCTTCTTCTTCGGCGCCGGACCCTTCGCCCGCTTCTCGGCGAGCATCTCGGAGGCCTCCTCCAGGGTCAGCGCCTCCGGCGTCTGCCCGCGCCGCAGCGACGCGTTCGTCTCCCCGTCGGTGACGTACGGCCCGAAGCGGCCATCCTTGATCACCAGCGGCTTCTCGGTCAACGGGTCGGCGCCCATCTCCCGCAGCGGCGGCGCGGCGGCCCGGCGCTGGCGGGTCTTCGGGGCGGCCAGCAGTGCCAGCGCCTCGTCCAGCGTGACGGTGAACATCTTCTCTTCCGAGTCCAGCGAGCGGAACTCGTCACCGCGCTTGACGTACGGGCCGTAGCGGCCGTTGTTGGCGAACACCTCGGCCCCGTCCGGGGCCACCCCGACGAGGCGGGGCAGGCTGAGCAGCTTCAGCGCGTCCTCGAAGGTCAGCGTGTCCGGCGACTGCGAGCGCAGCAGCGAGGACTTCCGCTCGCCACTGGCCACGTACGGGCCGAACCGGCCGGACTTGAGCACGATCGGCTCGCCGGTGGCCGGGTCGTCGCCGAGCTTGCGCTCGCCCCCGCCGCCCAGGAACAGCTCGTGCACCTTCTCCGGAGTCAGCTCGTCCGGTGCCAGCCCCTCCGGGATCGGTGCCCGGTCGCCGGGGGCACCGCCCTCCTCGCCCTCACCGGTGGGTGCGGGCTGCTCGCCCGGCAGGGCCCGCTGGAGGTACGGCCCGTACCGGCCGACCCGGACCACGACCTCGCGCCCCTCGTCGTCGGTGAAGAGCGGGATCGAGTTGACGCTGCGGGCGTCGATCTCGCTGAGGTTCTCCGTCACCAGCTTCTTGAGGCCCCCGGCGTGCGCGATGGCCTGGTCGCCGGTGCCGTTGGCGCTGCCGAAGTAGAACGAGGTGAGGAAGTCCACCGCCGCGTGCTCACCGCCGGCGATCTCGTCCAGCTCGTTCTCCATGCTGGCGGTGAAGTCGTAGTCGATCAGGCGCGGGTAGTGCCGCTCCATCAGCCCGATCACGGCGAACGCCAGGAACGACGGGATCATCGCCTGGCCGCGCTTGAAGACGTAGCCGCGGTCCTGGATGGTCTGCATGATCGACGCGTACGTCGACGGGCGGCCGATGCCCAGCTCCTCGAGGGCCTTGACCAGCGACGCCTCCGTGTAGCGGGCGGGCGGCTGGGTGTGGTGGCCCTGCGCGGTCAGCTCCTCGGCGGCCAACGGCTGGTCCTTGACCAGGGTCGGCAGCCGCCGCTCGGCGTCCTCGGCCTCGGCGTTCTCGTCGTCGCTCGACTCGACGTACGCGCGCAGGAAGCCCGGGTCGGTGATGGTCTTGCCGGTCGCCCCGAAGTCGGCCTCCTCCTGTGCCGAGGAGACCGCGCGAATCCGCACCGAGACGCTGGAGCCGACCGCGTCGGTCATCTGCGAGGCGATGGTGCGCCGCCAGATCAGCTCGTAGAGCTTGAACTCCTCGGCGGAGAGCTCCTTGGCCACGTCGCCCGGGGTGCGGAAGTTGTCCCCCGCCGGACGGATCGCCTCGTGCGCCTCCTGCGCGTTCTTCACCTTGCCGGTGTAGCGGCGCGGCTCCGGCGGCACGCTGCGCTCGCCGTACAGCTCGACGATCTGCCGGCGGGCCGCCGCGATGGCGGTCTCCGACAGGTTCACCGAGTCGGTACGCATGTAGGTGATGTAGCCGTTCTCGTAGAGCCGCTGCGCGGTGCGCATCGTCTGCTGGGACGAGAACCGCAGCTTGCGGGCCGCCTCCTGCTGGAGGGTGGAGGTGATGAACGGCGCGTACGGGCGGCGGCGGTAGGGCTTCTCCTCGACCCGGGTGACCGTGAACGGGCGGCCCTCCAGGCGGGCGGCCAGCCCCCGGGCCCCGCCCTCGTCGAGGTGCACCACGCCCGCGCCGGCCTTCACCCGGCCGGTGGTCGGCTCGAAGTCCTTGCCGGTGGCGATCCGGTCGCCGTTCAGCGCGATCAGCGTGGCGTTGAAGGCGCGCGGCCCGTCACCGGCATTCGCCACCGCGAGGCTGGCCAGGATGTCCCAGTACTCGGCGGTGCGGAAGGCCATCCGCTGCCGCTCCCGCTCGACCACGATCCGGGTCGCCACGGACTGCACCCGGCCCGCCGAGAGCTTCGGCATGACCTTCTTCCACAGCACCGGCGAGACCTCGTAGCCGTACAGCCGGTCCAGGATGCGCCGGGCCTCCTGGGCGTCGACCAGGTCCCGGTCGATCTCCCGCGGGTTGGCCACCGCGGCCTGGATGGCCGGCTTGGTGATCTCGTGGAAGACCATCCGCCGGACCGGCACCTTGGGCTTGAGCGTCTCCACCAGGTGCCAGGCGATCGCCTCGCCCTCGCGGTCCTCGTCCGTGGCCAGGAAGATCTCGTCGACCTCCTTGGCCAGCTTGGTCAGCTTGCTGATCTGCTGCTTCCGGTCCGACGAGACCACGTAGAGGGCGTGGAAGCCGTTGTCGACGTCCACACCGAGCCGCGCCCACGGCTCGCCCTTGTACTTGGCCGGCACGTCGGCGGCGTTGCGGGGCAGGTCCCGGACGTGGCCGAAGCTGGCCTCCACGACGTACCCCGGGCCCAGGTAGCCCGAGATCGTCTTGGCCTTCGCCGGTGACTCGACGATGACCAGACGGGTGGTTCCGGCGTTGCTCGGCACGTCTCTCTCCGACCTCACTCCTGCGTTCAGCCCGTGCCCGGGCCGACCTACCTCATGCCCGTTTCAGGCAGTGTTGCACCAGCCGGACCACCGGCGGTCCGGATGTCCAACGTAACGCGCCGTCCGCGCTCCGGGTTCCGTGGGCGGCAAACGCCGGTTCGGGCGATCCGGTCGGCCACGCCGCCGGACGGCGCCACCGTACACCGTGGGTAGGGTGTCGAGCGGGTCACTGTGACGATCACGCACCCTCGGGCGGACCGGCACCCGCCGTTTTTCCGGTCAAAAGCGCTGCCGGCAGTGTCCGGGATCGGACAATCGGCACCGCTTGCGCCCGGGTCAGCCGGCGCCCGGCCACTCGGCGGCCGGGGCCGCCGGCGGGCGGTCACCCACCAGCTCGGCCAGCCGGGCCACCCGCCGCCCGGTGATCCGGTACGCGGGCCCGCCCTCCTCCGGCTCCACGAACGCCCCCGGCAGCCCCACCGCGGCCAGCGCCGCGCGTACCCGCGGCCAGCACTCCTCGTCGCCGAGACCGAGGCCGAGCCGGACCCCGGCCGCCTCGACCGCCCCGGCGGCGGCCAGCCAGAGCCGCAGCCGGCGCCCGTTGAGGTGGAAATTGGCCGGGGGCCGCTTCACCGTGCCGTGCAGCCAGGCCGTGGCCAGCGGCGCCAGGGTGGTCGCGTACGCGCTGCGGACCAGGTGCCGCCCGTCCTCGGTCGGCTCCCAGCTCGCTGCCACACCCCGCGCGTCCAGCTCGGCCACCAACACGTGCACCCGCCAGGCGGCCGGCACCACCACGGCGAGCCGCGCCGTGCCGCCCATCCGCACCACCTCCCCCGGCCCGGCGAGCAGGCCGGCCAGATCCGCCAGGGACGGATCCGCCGCCTCGGTGGAGAACAGCGAGGGCTGGCGGACCGGGTGCGGGGATGGTGGCGTCAGCGACACTCCGGGACCTCGTCGAAGGCCTCTTTGAGCTCGGGCGAGTTGAGCTTGCTGGTGTCCAGCGCGCTCGCGTCGTACTCCTTGTTGAGGGTGTCCACCGCGGCCCGCACCCCGTCGTAGAAGGGCCCGGGCTGGGCGGTGTCGAGCCGGTCGATGGCGTCCCGGGCCCGGCCGTACGCGTCCCGCATCTTGCCCAACGAGGTGCGGAACCCGGCGGAGATCTCCTCGCCGTGATCGGTCTCCGGCACGCCGGCCTGCTCGACTCCGCGCCGAGCGGTCTCGCTGGCCTCCTCGGCCCCGGCGAAGAGCCGGACCAGGTTCTCCTTGGCCTGCGCCGGGGTGGTCTGCGCGGTCATCTGCTGCTGGGTGCTGCTGGTCAGCTTGTTGATCTCGGCGCGCCACGGGGTGAGCGCCTGACAGACCGAGGCGGCCCAGGCCCGGGGGCTGGGGCCGCCGCCGCACCCGGCGAGCAGGAGGCCGAGTGTGGCCAGGACCACCGTGAGCTTTCCGGCGGTTGCCGCCCGGCGGGTACGCATGCGAAGCAGCGTACGGCCTCCGGGTGGAACCGCCAGTGGTCAGGTTTCGGGCCCGGGACCCGCCGGACGGACCGGTTCCCGGCCGGCAGGGGCGCCGACCGGGAACCGTCATCGTCTCGTCGGGTCAGGCGCCGACCGGTGCCACCCGCTCCTCCGGGCTGCCCGCGCCGGCGTCGCCGCCGCTGTCGGAGTCGCCCATCGCGACGCCCTTGCGCTTGCTGAACAGCACGGCCACCACGATGACCAGCGCGGCCACCACGGCGATCGTGATCCGCAGGGCGTTGTTCTTGTCCTCGCCCACGCTCCAGGCCACCACGGCCGGCGCGATCAGCAGCGAGACCAGGTTCATCACCTTGATCAGCGGGTTGATCGCCGGGCCGGCGGTGTCCTTGAACGGGTCGCCGACGGTGTCGCCGATGACGGTCGCCGCGTGCGACTCGGAGCCCTTGCCGCCGTACGCGCCGTCCTCCACCAGCTTCTTGCCGTTGTCCCAGGCGCCACCGGAGTTGGCCAGGAAGACCGCCATCAGCGTGCCCGCCCCGATCGCCCCGGCCAGGTACGACGCCAGCGCGCCCGGGCCGAGCCCGAAGCCGACCGCGATCGGCGCCATGATGGCCAGCAGGCCGGGGGTCATCAGCTCACGCTGCGCGTCCCGGGTGCAGATGTCGACGACCTTGCCGTACTCGGGGCGCTGGGTGCGGTCCATGATCCCGGGCAGCTCGCGGAACTGCCGGCGTACCTCCATCACCACGGCGCCGGCCGAGCGGGAGACCGCGTTGATGGCCAGGCCGGAGAAGAGGAAGACCACCGCCGCGCCGACGATCAACCCGACCAGGTTGCGCGGGTTGGCCACGTTGAGCAGGTCGGTGATCGCGGCCTCGACGTTCTGCACCTTCGCGTCGCCGAACGCGGTCTTCAGCGTGTCGGTGTACGAGCCGAACAGCGCGGTCGCGGCCAGCACCGCGGTGGCGATGGCGATGCCCTTGGTGATCGCCTTGGTGGTGTTGCCGACCGCGTCCAGCTCGGTCAGCGTCCGGGCGCCGTGCTCGTCGATGTCGCCGGACATCTCGGCCACGCCCTGGGCGTTGTCGGAGATCGGGCCGAAGGTGTCCATCGCGACGATGACGCCGACGGTGGTGAGCAGGCCGGTGCCGGCCAGCGCGACCGCGAACAGCGACAGGGTGATCGAGCTGCCGCCGAGCAGGAACGCGCCGAAGACGCCGGCGCCGATCAGCAGCGCCGAGTAGACCGCCGACTCCAGGCCGATGCTGATGCCGGCGAGGATGACGGTGGCCGGGCCGGTCTGGGAGCTCTTGCCGATGTCCTGCACCGGGCGCCGGTTGGTCTCGGTGAAGTAGCCGGTGAGCGCCTGGATCGCGGCGGCCAGCACGATGCCGATCACCACCGCGCCGATGGCCAGCCCGCGGGGGCCGAACGGCGGCTCGCCGTCGGTGACGTTGAGCGTCGCACGCCAGTTGTCGCCGAGCAGGTCCGCCCAGGTCGGC comes from Micromonospora viridifaciens and encodes:
- the tmk gene encoding dTMP kinase, whose translation is MPSSGPARGGTAIESQNNGESPGGSSPAPQADRSGAAAIRSVLRIRPFRRLWIVLGVASFGDWLGLLATSVFAAAQVSGDTAKGAAFGGVIAIRLLPALLLGPVAGVFADRFDRRWTMVICDLLRFVLFASIPLYALTGASGALVVTWAAIATFLIETITLMWIPAKEAAVPNLIPRARLETANQLTLITTYGITPIAAALVAAVLDRSVRGVTGGQMPSWAEPAQLALWVNSFSRLATALVVVFGIREISQVRTGEREPTEQSMMRQFAEGWRFIGQTPLVRGLVLGIFGAFAGGGIVVGTAKFFAASLGAGDAAFFLLFGAIFIGLALGIGAGPMIVRDMSRRRWFGMSIVLASASVLVLAFAIHLSMAMLGAILVGAGAGMAFLAGTTLLGGEVADEVRGRVFAVVQIGTRLVLILAIALSSILVGVGGSRRLTIADLGISVSSTRLLLLAAGVAGIFAGISAFGQMDDKKGVPVLADLWGSIRGRPLMPAEPFVSNGLFVVFEGGEGAGKSTQLAALADRLRGQGRDVVVTREPGATAVGERIRALVLETEGAEAPSPRAEALLYAADRAHHVATVVRPALVRGAVVISDRYVDSSLAYQGAGRTLPAQEVSWLSSWATGGLKPDLVVLLDVDPRTGLARVESRRQGADRLEAESIAFHERVRYAFLDLAAADPKRYLVLDASRSAEEIAEAVARRVDEFLVDPAGIVHPRPAHGPDTTVQPELSDEELMAMERSP
- a CDS encoding DUF559 domain-containing protein — protein: MGSGSTRPRASLRRALPGDDADELTWLLFRQEDVISLEQVLQHLSRKAVRHRVASGRWRQVHPAVFVTHNGPVGIAQLWWIAVLAAGPAAVLGGLTAAQAGGLRGFPDRVVHLLLPASCRRGPLPQGVLAHRTTHLPARDVLAVGQPPRTMAARSIVDAAQWAASDGQARAIVAAAFQQRLVGGDDVYQVLDQMPRVRRRRLILATATDAAGGAHSGGELDFLSLVRRSGLPEPTRQRIRRDATGRRRYLDAYFEEWRVHVEIDGGQHLDPAHAWADMRRQNDLWVDGDRVLRFPTWVLRAQPEEVVAQLRAALRAAGWAG
- a CDS encoding amino acid deaminase/aldolase; protein product: MATDRDKLRDRLDRATAHLDPPYAVVDLAAFDANADALVSRAAGKPLRVASKSVRARDLLSRVLARPGWRGVMAFTLPEAIWLARTGISDNVLVAYPTADRGALAELAADPALAAAVTLMVDDPGQLDLVDAVCPPGRRPPLRVCLDLDASWRPLGGRVHLGVRRSPVHSAGAAGTFAAAVAGRPGFRLVGLMSYEAQIAGLGDAPPGQAVRGAAIRVAQRGSYRELLDRRAAAVAAVREHADLEFVNGGGTGSVAATSADPAVTEVTAGSGLYGPTLFDAYRAWRPTPAAFFACAVVRRPAPGLATVLGGGWIASGAAGASRLPRPWLPAGLRLLGAEGAGEVQTPVTGAVATTLRVGDRVWFRHAKAGELCERVNELHLVDGDEVVATVPTYRGEGRAFL
- the topA gene encoding type I DNA topoisomerase is translated as MPSNAGTTRLVIVESPAKAKTISGYLGPGYVVEASFGHVRDLPRNAADVPAKYKGEPWARLGVDVDNGFHALYVVSSDRKQQISKLTKLAKEVDEIFLATDEDREGEAIAWHLVETLKPKVPVRRMVFHEITKPAIQAAVANPREIDRDLVDAQEARRILDRLYGYEVSPVLWKKVMPKLSAGRVQSVATRIVVERERQRMAFRTAEYWDILASLAVANAGDGPRAFNATLIALNGDRIATGKDFEPTTGRVKAGAGVVHLDEGGARGLAARLEGRPFTVTRVEEKPYRRRPYAPFITSTLQQEAARKLRFSSQQTMRTAQRLYENGYITYMRTDSVNLSETAIAAARRQIVELYGERSVPPEPRRYTGKVKNAQEAHEAIRPAGDNFRTPGDVAKELSAEEFKLYELIWRRTIASQMTDAVGSSVSVRIRAVSSAQEEADFGATGKTITDPGFLRAYVESSDDENAEAEDAERRLPTLVKDQPLAAEELTAQGHHTQPPARYTEASLVKALEELGIGRPSTYASIMQTIQDRGYVFKRGQAMIPSFLAFAVIGLMERHYPRLIDYDFTASMENELDEIAGGEHAAVDFLTSFYFGSANGTGDQAIAHAGGLKKLVTENLSEIDARSVNSIPLFTDDEGREVVVRVGRYGPYLQRALPGEQPAPTGEGEEGGAPGDRAPIPEGLAPDELTPEKVHELFLGGGGERKLGDDPATGEPIVLKSGRFGPYVASGERKSSLLRSQSPDTLTFEDALKLLSLPRLVGVAPDGAEVFANNGRYGPYVKRGDEFRSLDSEEKMFTVTLDEALALLAAPKTRQRRAAAPPLREMGADPLTEKPLVIKDGRFGPYVTDGETNASLRRGQTPEALTLEEASEMLAEKRAKGPAPKKKAAAKKATPAKKTAAKKATTAKKAAPAKKTTPKKASTPTD
- a CDS encoding TetR/AcrR family transcriptional regulator; this encodes MLDACAELVDEVGYEGLTTTLLAERAAVAIGSVYQFFPDKRAIVQALTLRTMESYLQRLDERFASDDLTHWWDGVDAAIDEYITMHRTVPGFRTLHFGDVVDLHLLDEQRDNNGVIADQLARVLTERFGLADVPDLRFALEIAVEAADALIKLAFRRRPEGDEQVLAEAKALIQEYLQRQVDARSEAAQPG
- a CDS encoding D-arabinono-1,4-lactone oxidase, which produces MAGTPAAWSNWAGNQRSIAARVARPRTVDEVVEAVQAAADAGRTIRAVGSGHSFAGAALTDGYRLDLADLATGVTVDTARRLVTVPAGMTLHALNDLLAAHGLALPNLGDIDAQTVAGALSTGTHGTGGKLGCLSTFVTGLTLVTGTGEVLHCSADAHRDVFAAARVGLGAVGVLVEVTLRCVDAFVLRAHERPAPLDSVLADLPGLVEQHDHVEFYWFPYTARVQVKTNDRVPDDDRPLPRWRGWLDDDFLANTAFGGACWLGRAVPALAPGISAVSARALTERTYTGRSDRVFCTPRRVRFVEMEYALPRAAMPEALAALRRIVDRLPFKVLFPVEVRFTAADDIWLSHGYGRDSAYLAIHQYVGMPFEPYFRAFEEVATELGGRPHWGKLHYRDAASLRPAYPRFADFLAVRDRLDPNRLFSNPYLTHTLGP